In Pantoea agglomerans, the genomic stretch GCTACACCTTTGAAGGCTACCGCAACGCGGACGGCAGCGTCGGCACGCGCAACCTGCTCGGCATTACCACCAGCGTACACTGCGTGGCGGGCGTGGTGGACTACGTGGTGCAGATTATCGAACGCGACCTGCTGCCGAACTATCCGAACGTCGATGGCGTCGTGGCGCTAAACCACCTGTACGGCTGCGGCGTGGCGATTAACGCGCCGGCGGCGGTGGTGCCGATTCGCACTATTCATAACCTGGCGCTGAACGCTAACTTCGGCGGCGAAATCATGGTAGTGAGCCTCGGCTGCGAGAAGCTGCAGCCGGATCGTCTGCTGACCGGCACCCCCGACGTGCAGGCGATTTCACTCGACGAAAGCGATATTGTGCGCCTGCAGGATGAGCGCCATATCGGCTTCGGCGCGATGGTGGAGGAGATCCTCAGCGTGGCGAAAAGGCACCTTGAGCGACTCAACCGCCGCCAGCGTGAAACCTGTCCCGCCTCCGCGCTGATCGTCGGCACGCAGTGCGGCGGCAGCGACGCCTTTTCCGGCGTCACCGCCAATCCCGCCGTGGGCTTCGCCTCCGATCTGCTGGTGCGCTGCGGCGCGACGGTGATGTTTTCCGAAGTGACAGAAGTGCGCGACGCTATCCATCTGCTGACGCCGCGCGTTATTAATGAAGAGGTCGGCAGGCGGCTGCTGGAGGAGATGGCGTGGTATGACGACTATCTCGATCAGGGCCAGACTGACCGCAGCGCCAACCCCTCGCCCGGCAATAAAAAAGGCGGGCTGGCGAACGTGGTGGAAAAAGCGCTGGGATCGATCGCCAAATCGGGCCGCAGCGCGATTGTCGAAGTGCTGTCGCCCGGCCAGCGGCCGACGCGGCGCGGCCTGATCTACGCCGCTACTCCCGCCAGCGATTTCGTCTGCGGCACGCAGCAGATGGCGTCGGGGATTACGCTGCAGGTCTTTACCACCGGACGCGGCACCCCTTACGGACTGGCGGCGATTCCGGTGATCAAGATGGCGACGCGCAACGCGCTGGCCGATCGCTGGCACGATTTAATGGATATTAACGCCGGCACTATCGCCACGGGAGAAGAGACCATTGAGCAGGTCGGCTGGCGGCTCTTTCACTTGATACTGGACATCGCCAGCGGCCGCCAGCAAACCTGGTCAGATCGCTGGGGCATTCGCAACCAGCTGGCGGTGTTCAATCCGGCGCCGGTGACCTGACAGCGAGGCGCGCTGCGCTGCGGCGGGGCGCGGTTAACTCAAAGCTGTTTTCCCCAGGCTTCAACCCAGGGCGACGTGACCGTCTCCGGCTCAGGATCTTCGGTAGCGTCCACCAGCAGCACCTCGCCGACGCGCTGCGCGTGCTGCTCCTGCAACAGCGCGTCAAAGGTTTTGCCCGCGCCGCAAAAGTGGTCGTAGCTGCTGTCGCCCAGCGCGATCACGCCGTAACGCAGCGTCGGCTGATAGCCCAGCTTATCTTTCACGTCGTGATAGAGCGCGGCGATATTGTCCGGGAAATTGCCCTGCCCGGTGGTCGAGGTGATCACCAGCGCGACATCGCTGCTGTAGCCCTGCCACTGCGCTAAGGTCGGATCGTCATAAACCGCCACGTCGTGCCCCTGCGCCTGTAAAATCGGCTGCGCCTCTTCCGCCACCAGCAGCGCGTTACCGTATACCGTACCTACAAAAATGCCAATCTTCGCCATGTGCCTGCTCCTTAAGCTGAGCTGCTATCCTCGCCTGCCGCGTCGGCAAACTCAAGTCCTGCGGCGGCGAACGCCGCCTGCCAGCCAAACGCGTCGGCCAGCCCGCGCCATATCCCGTCCAGGCCGGCGCGGATCACCAGCGGTTCGCCGGTCACCGGGTGCGTCAGCGCCAGGCTGCTGGCGTGCAGCATCAGGCGGTCGGCACCGAAATGCTGCGCCGCGCCGCGATTCTGCCGCAGATCGCCGTGGGTGGTATCGCCGATAATCGGGTGGCGCAGGTGCGCCATATGGCGGCGCAGCTGGTGCTTGCGGCCCGTGCGCGGCGAGAGCTGCATCAGGCTGTAGCGCGCGCTCGGATAGCGCCCGATAGCCACCGGCATCTCCGCCCAGGCGAGCGCCTGATAGTCGGTCACCGCCGGCTGCGGCGCACGCGCTTCCGTGGCGAATTTATCGGCGATCTTGTCCAGCTCCTCTACCAGCGGGTAGTCGAGCGTGCCGCTCTCCTGCAGCCAGCCGCGCGTTACCGCGTGATAGGTTTTCTGCATCTGATGATGCTCAAACTGCTGCGACAGCAGGCGCCCCACTTCGCTGGAGAGGCCCATCAGCAGCACGCCCGAGGTCGGGCGATCGAG encodes the following:
- the truC gene encoding tRNA pseudouridine(65) synthase TruC encodes the protein MLEIIYQDEWLVAVNKPAGWLVHRSWLDRKEKVVVMQTVRDQIGQHVFTAHRLDRPTSGVLLMGLSSEVGRLLSQQFEHHQMQKTYHAVTRGWLQESGTLDYPLVEELDKIADKFATEARAPQPAVTDYQALAWAEMPVAIGRYPSARYSLMQLSPRTGRKHQLRRHMAHLRHPIIGDTTHGDLRQNRGAAQHFGADRLMLHASSLALTHPVTGEPLVIRAGLDGIWRGLADAFGWQAAFAAAGLEFADAAGEDSSSA
- a CDS encoding flavodoxin, translating into MAKIGIFVGTVYGNALLVAEEAQPILQAQGHDVAVYDDPTLAQWQGYSSDVALVITSTTGQGNFPDNIAALYHDVKDKLGYQPTLRYGVIALGDSSYDHFCGAGKTFDALLQEQHAQRVGEVLLVDATEDPEPETVTSPWVEAWGKQL
- the garD gene encoding galactarate dehydratase — encoded protein: MNRILNEPPLCIKVHEDDNVAIVVNSQGLPAGTTFPDGLTLTEHVPQGHKVALAAIPQGAAILRYGETIGYALRDIAQGSWIDESLVMLPEAPPLASLPLATNVPPELPPLEGYTFEGYRNADGSVGTRNLLGITTSVHCVAGVVDYVVQIIERDLLPNYPNVDGVVALNHLYGCGVAINAPAAVVPIRTIHNLALNANFGGEIMVVSLGCEKLQPDRLLTGTPDVQAISLDESDIVRLQDERHIGFGAMVEEILSVAKRHLERLNRRQRETCPASALIVGTQCGGSDAFSGVTANPAVGFASDLLVRCGATVMFSEVTEVRDAIHLLTPRVINEEVGRRLLEEMAWYDDYLDQGQTDRSANPSPGNKKGGLANVVEKALGSIAKSGRSAIVEVLSPGQRPTRRGLIYAATPASDFVCGTQQMASGITLQVFTTGRGTPYGLAAIPVIKMATRNALADRWHDLMDINAGTIATGEETIEQVGWRLFHLILDIASGRQQTWSDRWGIRNQLAVFNPAPVT